The DNA region CACAGCTACACGGTGCCAATCGGCCGACCAACATCGGCGAAGCGGGCAGACAGGGGCTGTGGTTGTCGCTGCTCATCGCCCTGATTATTTTTGTCGCGATTCGGTACGCCAGTGCACCGTTCATGCGACTCATTGGTATTGAGGAGCCGCTCATTCCACTCGCTACCGGCTACCTGCAGGCACTGGCGTTTGGCAGCTTTGCTATTTTCGCTTTCCTCGGCCTGCGGTTCATCAGTGAGGGCATTGGCCACACGAAGCCGATCATGATGGTGGCGATCATCGGACTGATTACCAATGCAACCGGTAACTATGTGCTGATGTTTGGCAATTTTGGGGCGCCGCGCTTAGGGTTGGTTGGCTGTGGTGTGGCCACAGCGGTGTCGATGTGGGTAAGTCTGCTGTTTATGTTGACCTACATGCACCTGCGTAAGCGGGTCTATGCGCCGCTCGAGTTGTTTCGCCATTTCGACTGGCCAAATGGCGCACGTATTCGCGAGTTTCTCAGGGTGGGATTGCCGATCGGCGGCAGCGTCACCGCCGAGGTGGGGTTGTTCAGCGCGGCGGGCCTGATTATGGGCACACTGAGCGCAACCGAAGCTGCCGCACATGCGGTGGCGATCAACTACGCGGCGACTATGTTCATGGTGCCGCTGGGGTTGCATTCGGCCCTGATGATCCGCGTCGGGCAGAACGTAGGATCGGGCCATGTGTCGGATGCGCGCTATGCCGGCTGGGTGGGGATTTGTTTGTGTGGCGCGTTTATGACCGTATCGGCCCTCGTGCTCATGGTCTTTCGCACACCGATTACCTCGCTGTATGTCGATGATCCGGCCGTGCGGGCAGTGGCGGCGCAGCTATTATTACTCGCGATGATTTTCCAGATAACCGATGGAATTCAGGTGGGTGCTGCGGGCGCGGTGCGCGGTTTTAAAGATACGACGGTTCCCATGTACATCAATATCTTCGCGTTTTGGGTGGTGGGCTTTCCAATTGCCTGGTATGCCGGCACTCAGCTCGGTTTCCGGGGTGAGGGGGTATGGGGCGGCCTTGCTGTGGGTCTGACCGTCGCGGCAATTTTGTTATGCTGGCGTTTTCACCATATCAGCCGCTCCGCTCAGTCGGCCGTCCATTCCCCGGTTTGAGCGTCGCCACATTCTTTAGGAGAGTGTCATGAATCTAGCCCGTGTTGGTCACCTTGTGCTGTTTACGCTGGTGTTGTTTGGACTCTCCGCATGCAGCGGTGTCAACACGCTGCGCCAAATTGTTGATCCGCCCAAAGTCAGCCTGGCGAATGTGGAGTTGTTGAGTGCGGGACTGCTCGAGCAGCGCTATCGCCTGAGTCTGCGCGTGCAAAATCCGAACGGCGTGGCCATTCCGATTAACGGCCTGGATTACGCGGTAAATATCGGCGGCGCTGAGTTTGCCAAAGGCGTCAGCGCCAGTGCGTTCTCGCTGCCGGCCAAAGGTGAAGACGTGGTTGAGATCGATGTCTCGACCAACCTGCTGGAGTCGGCGCGTCATCTTTACACGCTGTTTAAAAATGGCAAAGACAACGTGGACTACAACCTCAGCGGTAATATCAACGTTGACCTCCCGTTTATTAATTCGCTGCCATTCTCCCGCTCGGGCGTGGTGGAT from Pseudomonadota bacterium includes:
- a CDS encoding MATE family efflux transporter codes for the protein MTLLSQRARFFNESKALFVLGWPLIVNNVIIGLTTFIDFIMAGRLGTLDLGAVSVASTLWSFVFLAGMGVMMALNPIAAQLHGANRPTNIGEAGRQGLWLSLLIALIIFVAIRYASAPFMRLIGIEEPLIPLATGYLQALAFGSFAIFAFLGLRFISEGIGHTKPIMMVAIIGLITNATGNYVLMFGNFGAPRLGLVGCGVATAVSMWVSLLFMLTYMHLRKRVYAPLELFRHFDWPNGARIREFLRVGLPIGGSVTAEVGLFSAAGLIMGTLSATEAAAHAVAINYAATMFMVPLGLHSALMIRVGQNVGSGHVSDARYAGWVGICLCGAFMTVSALVLMVFRTPITSLYVDDPAVRAVAAQLLLLAMIFQITDGIQVGAAGAVRGFKDTTVPMYINIFAFWVVGFPIAWYAGTQLGFRGEGVWGGLAVGLTVAAILLCWRFHHISRSAQSAVHSPV
- a CDS encoding LEA type 2 family protein, which translates into the protein MNLARVGHLVLFTLVLFGLSACSGVNTLRQIVDPPKVSLANVELLSAGLLEQRYRLSLRVQNPNGVAIPINGLDYAVNIGGAEFAKGVSASAFSLPAKGEDVVEIDVSTNLLESARHLYTLFKNGKDNVDYNLSGNINVDLPFINSLPFSRSGVVDLSNLNVR